AGCGCGAAATCGCGTACTTCTTCAACGACAACGAGATCTGCCCGCGCGGCTGATCTTGCCAGGGGCGGGGAGGTTGACTCCCCGTCCCGACGGGTTATCTGATCGAGGTTATTGCCATGACATCGCCAAACGAAAAAACCAACCTTCTGGGTCTGCCCAAGGCCAAGCTGGAGGCTTTTTTCGAATCCATGGGCGAAAAGAAATTTCGGGCTAAGCAGATCCTGCAATGGATCCATCAGCACGGAGTGGATGACTTCGATCAAATGACTAACGTCAGCAAGGCGTTACGCGACAAACTTAAACAAGTTGCTGAAGTTCGCGGTCCCGATGTTATTTATGATGAGACGTCGAAGGATGGTACCCGTAAGTGGATCATGCGGATGGATAGCGGCAATAGCGTCGAGACTGTCCTGATCCCGGACGGTCAGCGCGGTACCCTGTGCGTATCGTCGCAGATCGGTTGCAGCCTGGATTGCACCTTCTGTTCTACTGGCAAACGGGGCTTCAATCGCAACCTGTCCGCCGCCGAAATAATCGGTCAGGTCTGGGTGGCGCGCAGAGCGTTCATGCCGTTTGACAATGTTGCCGATCGGCCGATCACCAACGTTGTCATGATGGGCATGGGGGAGCCGCTCCTCAACTTCGACAACGTGGTCGATGCCATGGACCTGATGATGGAAGACCTGGCTTATGGTATTTCCAAACGTCGGGTGACGCTGAGTACATCAGGTGTGGTGCCGGCCCTCGACCGTCTGGGCGAGGTATCCGACGTTTCTCTCGCGATTTCGCTGCATGCGCCCAACGATCCGCTGCGTAACGAGTTGGTTCCGCTCAACAAGAAGTATCCGATCGCCGAGTTGTTGGCGGCAACTCGCCGCTATCAATCACGCCTTCCCGACAAACGTAAGGTGACCATTGAATATACGGTCATTGCGGGCGTCAACGACAAGCTGGAACACGCCCATCAGTTGGCGGCGCTGCTCAAAGATCTGCCGTGCAAGATCAACCTCATTCCGTTTAATCCATTCCCTGAAAGCGATTTCCGTCGGCCCAAGGCCATGGCGACCCGTCGCTTCCAGTCGATATTGAATGAGGCAGGTTATGTCACCACTGTGCGAACGACACGGGGGGATGATATAGATGCGGCTTGCGGTCAGCTCGTTGGTCAGTTCGAAGACCGCACCCGTCGTAGCGCGCGGTATATTCAGGTGCATAACGTCGCACCATAATGGCGTCCTTGTAGTTCATGAGTCTCTGTTGCGAAGAAAGGATCCGTAAAGCGTGAAATCGTCAAGTAGTACTGTTCTGGTCGCCAGATTGCTTTTGCTTTTCGGCTTACTCTCGCTGGCCGGTTGTGTCACCACGACCAATAGTCCGTTCGCTCGGGAGGCTGACCAACAGAAGGCGGTCAAGAACTACGTTCGGCTCGGGACAGCCTATATAAGCCAGGGTAATTACGACCGCGCCCGCGACCATTTACAACGTGCGCTGCAGATCGACCCGGACAGCCCAGGGGCGCTTTCGGCAATGGGGTTGATCTATCAGCAGGAAGGTGAGGAAGAGCTGGCCGAGCAGTCATTTCGTAAGGCGATCGACAGCGATGGCGGCTACACAAGAGGTCGGC
The window above is part of the Marinobacter nanhaiticus D15-8W genome. Proteins encoded here:
- the rlmN gene encoding 23S rRNA (adenine(2503)-C(2))-methyltransferase RlmN; amino-acid sequence: MTSPNEKTNLLGLPKAKLEAFFESMGEKKFRAKQILQWIHQHGVDDFDQMTNVSKALRDKLKQVAEVRGPDVIYDETSKDGTRKWIMRMDSGNSVETVLIPDGQRGTLCVSSQIGCSLDCTFCSTGKRGFNRNLSAAEIIGQVWVARRAFMPFDNVADRPITNVVMMGMGEPLLNFDNVVDAMDLMMEDLAYGISKRRVTLSTSGVVPALDRLGEVSDVSLAISLHAPNDPLRNELVPLNKKYPIAELLAATRRYQSRLPDKRKVTIEYTVIAGVNDKLEHAHQLAALLKDLPCKINLIPFNPFPESDFRRPKAMATRRFQSILNEAGYVTTVRTTRGDDIDAACGQLVGQFEDRTRRSARYIQVHNVAP